Proteins from a single region of Oikeobacillus pervagus:
- a CDS encoding YktB family protein, whose amino-acid sequence MSFNGFTKEDFDVFAIEGLEPRMESLKATIRPKLDYLGNHFSPTLSALTGDEMFYHVAKHARRTVHPPNDTWVAFANNKRGYKKHPHFQIGLWGSHLFIWFAVIYEAPTKVQIGHSFEKHLDEIYKMTPRHFVWSLDHMKPDASKMEDLSQDDLQAMFQRMQTVKKAEILCGFHIPKDEAIFMSGGELIETIDEVFKNLIPLYKLASH is encoded by the coding sequence ATGAGTTTCAATGGATTCACTAAAGAGGATTTTGATGTGTTTGCAATAGAGGGGCTAGAACCAAGAATGGAGTCATTGAAGGCAACGATTCGACCTAAACTTGATTACCTAGGAAACCATTTCTCTCCTACATTGAGCGCATTAACAGGAGACGAAATGTTTTATCATGTAGCTAAACATGCACGCCGTACTGTTCATCCACCAAATGATACTTGGGTAGCCTTTGCAAATAATAAGCGAGGGTATAAAAAACATCCTCATTTCCAAATTGGATTATGGGGTTCACATTTATTCATATGGTTTGCCGTGATTTATGAAGCACCAACCAAAGTTCAAATCGGTCATTCTTTTGAAAAACATCTGGACGAAATTTATAAAATGACCCCACGTCATTTTGTTTGGTCTTTAGACCACATGAAGCCTGATGCATCAAAAATGGAGGATTTGTCACAAGATGATTTGCAAGCGATGTTTCAACGAATGCAAACGGTAAAAAAAGCTGAAATTCTTTGTGGATTCCATATTCCAAAAGATGAAGCGATTTTTATGTCTGGTGGAGAGCTTATAGAAACAATCGATGAGGTTTTTAAAAACTTAATCCCTCTTTATAAACTGGCAAGCCATTAA
- a CDS encoding UPF0223 family protein, giving the protein MEYQYPFSMDWSTNEVIDVVKFFEAVEKAYEKGIQRDNFKKYYHRFKEIVPSIAEEKKIFKEFEKESGYSSYHVVKKMKESRNDQWIAMKS; this is encoded by the coding sequence ATGGAATATCAATATCCTTTTTCAATGGATTGGTCGACAAATGAAGTGATCGATGTGGTCAAATTTTTTGAGGCGGTTGAGAAAGCTTATGAAAAGGGGATACAAAGGGATAATTTTAAAAAATATTACCATCGATTTAAAGAAATTGTTCCAAGTATCGCTGAGGAGAAGAAAATTTTTAAGGAATTCGAAAAGGAAAGTGGTTACTCATCCTATCATGTTGTGAAAAAAATGAAAGAATCTAGAAATGACCAATGGATTGCGATGAAGTCATAA